A window of the Bombina bombina isolate aBomBom1 chromosome 3, aBomBom1.pri, whole genome shotgun sequence genome harbors these coding sequences:
- the LOC128654433 gene encoding keratin, type II cytoskeletal cochleal-like, which yields MSQQTIRSGKTFSSSSVCLPKNVSRFTVSSSASRRGVGSGARLQPSYSSRSAYNVGSRGSRISVGSHQLGQGGYGFGYGSGSGLGSGFGSGIGYGIGGGVYGSVCPPGGITAVTVNKSLLAPLNLEIDSNIERVRKDEKDQIKGLNNKFATFIDKVRFLEQQNKMLETKWDLLQQQKTARSHVEPIFEAFISNLRRQLDSLVSEKARLEGDRKSVEDAVEEFKRKYEDEINKRTSAENEFVVLKKDVDAAFMNKTELQAKVDTLTNEINFLQNLFEAEICQLQAQISDTSVVVSMDNNRDLNLDSIISEVKCQYEEIANRSRAEAESWYQSKYEELRLTAGRHGDDLRNTKNEIADLNRLIHRFKGEIENVKAQRNKLESAIKEAEDRGEMAVKDAKNKLTDLEDALQKAKQDMAALLRDYQELMNVKLALDIEIATYRKLLEGEESRLCGDGAGSVSISVVSSSVGGSYNTVGSGGSGSGFYHDGGLSSGTGVVGGTRYSSGSGFSSGGSGFVSRGNYSSGPAGSPGSSISISSTSKTSSQKKY from the exons ATGTCTCAACAAACCATTCGCTCAGGCAAAACCTTCAGCTCATCTTCAGTATGCTTACCCAAGAATGTGAGCAGGTTCACTGTCAGTTCTTCGGCTTCAAGAAGAGGAGTAGGCTCAGGTGCAAGGCTGCAACCATCCTATAGCAGCAGAAGTGCTTACAATGTTGGATCAAGAGGAAGTAGGATTTCTGTTGGAAGCCATCAGTTGGGTCAAGGTGGATATGGTTTCGGTTATGGTTCTGGGTCTGGTCTTGGATCTGGTTTTGGATCTGGAATTGGTTATGGCATTGGTGGAGGTGTCTATGGATCAGTTTGCCCTCCTGGAGGTATTACAGCAGTCACTGTTAACAAAAGTCTCCTTGCACCACTGAATTTGGAGATTGACTCAAATATCGAAAGAGTGAGGAAAGATGAGAAGGATCAGATTAAGGGTCTTAATAATAAATTTGCCACTTTTATTGACAAG GTCCGATTTTTAGAGCAGCAAAATAAGATGCTTGAGACTAAATGGGATttactacaacaacaaaaaactgctAGAAGTCATGTCGAACCTATATTTGAAGCTTTCATCAGCAACTTAAGGAGACAGCTTGATAGCTTAGTATCTGAGAAAGCACGTCTTGAGGGAGACAGGAAATCCGTAGAAGATGCAGTAGAGGAATTCAAGAGAAA GTATGAAGATGAAATCAATAAACGCACAAGTGCAGAAAATGAATTTGTTGTACTGAAGAAG GATGTTGATGCTGCTTTTATGAATAAGACTGAACTTCAAGCTAAGGTGGACACTTTGACAAATGAGATCAACTTCTTGCAAAATCTCTTTGAGGcg GAAATATGTCAGCTCCAGGCTCAAATCTCAGACACCTCAGTTGTGGTTTCTATGGACAACAACAGAGACTTAAATCTGGACAGTATCATTTCTGAGGTGAAATGTCAGTATGAAGAAATTGCTAACAGGAGCCGAGCGGAAGCTGAATCCTGGTACCAAAGTAAA TATGAAGAGCTGCGGCTTACTGCCGGAAGACACGGGGATGACCTGCGAAACACCAAAAATGAGATTGCTGACCTCAACCGTCTTATTCATAGATTTAAGGGAGAGATTGAGAATGTGAAAGCACAG CGTAACAAACTTGAATCTGCTATAAAAGAGGCTGAGGACCGTGGAGAAATGGCTGTCAAAGATGCTAAAAACAAACTGACTGACTTGGAAGATGCCTTGCAGAAGGCCAAGCAGGACATGGCTGCTCTGTTGCGCGACTACCAGGAACTGATGAACGTGAAGTTGGCCCTGGATATTGAAATAGCTACCTACAGAAAACTGCTAGAAGGAGAGGAGAGCAG ACTGTGCGGGGACGGAGCAGGCTCAGTGAGCATCT CTGTGGTAAGCTCCAGCGTTGGAGGATCATACAATACCGTTGGATCCGGAGGAAGTGGAAGCGGCTTTTACCACGATGGTGGCCTTAGTTCTGGCACTGGGGTTGTAGGCGGTACCCGATATAGCAGTGGAAGTGGCTTCAGCTCTGGTGGCAGTGGGTTTGTCTCCAGAGGAAACTATAGCTCAGGCCCAGCCGGTAGTCCTGGGAGTAGCATAAGCATTTCTTCCACATCCAAAACATCTAGTCAAAAGAAGTACTGA